In one Bradyrhizobium cosmicum genomic region, the following are encoded:
- a CDS encoding TAXI family TRAP transporter solute-binding subunit, with amino-acid sequence MKRTILGVAAALALAASAPCAHAQSFINVLTGGTSGVYYPLGVAIGKIYGDKIPNVKTQVQATKASVENLILLQQGRGELAFTLGDSLKAAWEGDEEAGFKTKLDKLRTIGAIYPNYIQIVATAESGIKTLADLKGKSLSVGAPKSGTELNSRAILAAAGMTYKDLGKVEYLPFAESVDLMKNRQLGATLQSAGLGVASLKDLSSSSSITVVAVPKETVDKIGPPFISTIIPANTYTGQDKDVPTAAVVNYLVTNSTVSDDLAYQMTKLIFESLPELQNAHAAGKEIKLETAATGSPVPLHPGAIRYYKEKGLIK; translated from the coding sequence ATGAAACGGACGATTCTTGGCGTGGCCGCGGCTCTTGCTCTGGCGGCGTCGGCACCTTGCGCGCACGCGCAATCCTTCATCAACGTGCTGACCGGGGGGACCTCCGGCGTCTACTACCCGCTCGGGGTCGCGATCGGGAAGATCTACGGCGACAAGATTCCGAACGTGAAGACGCAGGTGCAGGCCACCAAGGCGTCGGTCGAGAACCTGATCCTGCTCCAGCAGGGCCGCGGCGAGCTGGCGTTCACGCTGGGCGACTCGCTGAAAGCGGCCTGGGAGGGCGACGAGGAGGCGGGCTTCAAGACCAAGCTCGACAAGCTCAGGACCATCGGCGCGATCTATCCGAACTACATTCAGATCGTCGCGACCGCCGAGTCCGGCATCAAGACGCTCGCGGACCTCAAGGGCAAGAGCCTGTCGGTCGGCGCGCCCAAATCGGGCACCGAGCTCAATTCCCGCGCGATCTTGGCGGCCGCCGGCATGACTTACAAGGACCTCGGCAAGGTCGAATATCTGCCGTTCGCCGAATCGGTCGACCTCATGAAGAACCGCCAGCTGGGAGCGACCCTGCAATCGGCCGGCCTTGGCGTCGCCTCGCTGAAGGATCTCTCCAGCTCGAGCTCGATCACGGTGGTCGCGGTGCCGAAGGAGACCGTCGACAAGATCGGTCCGCCCTTCATCTCGACGATCATTCCCGCGAACACCTATACCGGCCAGGACAAGGACGTCCCGACCGCGGCCGTGGTCAACTACCTCGTGACCAACTCGACGGTGTCGGACGATCTCGCCTACCAGATGACCAAGCTGATCTTCGAGTCGCTGCCGGAATTGCAGAATGCCCATGCCGCGGGCAAGGAGATCAAGCTCGAGACGGCCGCCACCGGCAGCCCGGTTCCGCTACACCCCGGCGCGATCCGCTATTACAAGGAAAAAGGGCTGATCAAGTAA
- a CDS encoding NUDIX hydrolase: MMRAFGDATRRNIAEACAAFARLPDAAEPSALKRAAVVLALTESNDGDDTAFLLTKRASHLRAHRGQWALPGGRCDAGETPVDAALRELDEELGLKLTTDVVLGLLDDYPTRSGYLITPVVVWAADSAAIKPNPDEVASVHRIALATIEHDDAFDFTDIPESARRVIRFHHQMSLIHAPTAALIYQFREVLAGRNTRVTELEQPVFAWK, encoded by the coding sequence ATCATGAGAGCTTTCGGCGATGCCACCAGACGGAATATCGCAGAGGCCTGTGCGGCCTTTGCGCGGCTGCCTGACGCGGCCGAGCCGTCGGCGCTGAAGCGCGCCGCGGTGGTGCTGGCGCTGACTGAATCCAATGACGGGGACGACACGGCCTTCCTGCTCACCAAGCGCGCTTCACACCTGCGCGCCCATCGCGGCCAGTGGGCGCTGCCGGGCGGACGTTGCGATGCCGGTGAGACGCCGGTCGATGCGGCGCTGCGCGAACTCGACGAGGAGCTTGGCCTCAAGCTCACGACCGATGTGGTGCTCGGCCTTCTCGACGATTATCCGACCCGCTCCGGCTATCTGATCACGCCGGTGGTAGTCTGGGCCGCGGACAGTGCCGCGATCAAGCCCAACCCGGATGAGGTCGCTTCGGTCCACCGCATCGCTCTGGCGACGATCGAGCACGACGACGCCTTCGATTTCACCGACATCCCCGAAAGCGCGCGCCGCGTGATCCGCTTCCATCACCAGATGAGTCTGATTCACGCGCCGACGGCGGCGCTGATCTACCAGTTTCGCGAGGTCCTCGCGGGGCGGAACACGCGCGTCACCGAGCTGGAACAGCCGGTGTTCGCCTGGAAGTGA
- a CDS encoding PaaI family thioesterase has protein sequence MTSKAAARLKSDGWTILETTGFLHLIGPLWERKFDGHYEFALATEDKHHNRRGMVQGGVMMTFADRTCGMAARYVSGKEYLATVQLDTHFVEAGKIGDILISRPRVVRTTRSLIFMSTEVSVDDRCVVMANGVFKILKGPE, from the coding sequence ATGACGAGCAAGGCCGCCGCAAGGCTGAAATCAGACGGCTGGACGATACTGGAGACCACCGGCTTCCTGCATCTGATCGGCCCGTTGTGGGAGCGCAAGTTCGACGGCCACTACGAATTCGCACTCGCGACCGAAGACAAGCACCATAATCGCCGCGGCATGGTCCAGGGCGGCGTCATGATGACCTTCGCCGACCGCACCTGCGGCATGGCCGCCCGCTACGTCTCGGGCAAGGAGTACCTGGCGACGGTGCAGCTCGACACGCATTTCGTCGAGGCCGGCAAGATCGGCGACATCCTGATCTCCCGCCCCCGCGTCGTGCGCACGACGCGCAGCCTGATCTTCATGAGCACGGAGGTCAGCGTGGACGATCGCTGCGTGGTGATGGCCAATGGCGTGTTCAAGATCTTGAAGGGGCCGGAGTAG
- a CDS encoding aldo/keto reductase, producing MQYRQLGRSGLKVSPICLGTMMFGGPTDEATSKRIIAKALDAGINFIDTADAYSKGGSEEVVGRAIGDNRNAWVLATKLANPMGKDPNRVGLSRRWVLQAADESLKRLGTDHIDIYYLHKEDHATPLEETVRAMGDLIRAGKVRYFGVSNYRAWRVAEICNICDRLGIDRPAVSQPYYNAMNRMPEVEHFPACSYYGLGIVPYSPLARGVLTGKYKPDTAPDKETRAGRNDTRMMQTEWRPESLQLAQEIKSHAEKKGITAGQFAVGWVLNSAFVSSIVAGPRTEEQWDGYISALDYRFTDDDEALIDRLVVPGHPSTPGYNDPAYPIEGRRARTA from the coding sequence ATGCAATACCGCCAGCTCGGCCGCAGCGGCCTGAAAGTGTCGCCGATCTGCCTGGGCACCATGATGTTCGGCGGGCCGACCGATGAGGCCACGTCAAAGCGGATCATCGCCAAGGCGCTCGACGCCGGCATCAATTTCATCGACACCGCGGACGCCTATTCCAAGGGTGGCTCCGAAGAGGTCGTCGGCCGCGCCATCGGCGACAACCGAAACGCCTGGGTGCTCGCCACAAAACTCGCCAACCCCATGGGCAAGGATCCCAATCGCGTCGGGCTGTCGCGGCGCTGGGTGTTGCAGGCGGCCGACGAGAGCCTGAAGCGGCTCGGTACCGACCACATCGACATCTACTATCTGCACAAGGAAGACCACGCGACCCCGCTGGAAGAGACGGTGCGCGCAATGGGCGACCTGATCCGCGCCGGCAAGGTGCGCTATTTCGGCGTTTCGAACTACCGCGCCTGGCGCGTCGCCGAGATCTGCAACATCTGCGACCGGCTCGGTATCGACCGGCCCGCGGTGAGCCAGCCCTACTACAACGCCATGAACCGCATGCCCGAGGTCGAGCATTTTCCGGCCTGCTCCTACTACGGCCTCGGCATCGTGCCTTACAGCCCGCTGGCGCGCGGCGTACTCACGGGCAAGTACAAGCCGGACACGGCTCCCGACAAGGAGACGCGCGCGGGCCGCAACGACACCCGCATGATGCAGACCGAATGGCGGCCGGAATCGCTGCAACTCGCGCAGGAGATCAAGAGCCACGCCGAGAAGAAGGGCATCACCGCCGGCCAGTTCGCGGTCGGCTGGGTGCTCAACTCTGCTTTCGTCTCGTCGATCGTCGCCGGCCCCCGTACCGAGGAGCAATGGGACGGCTACATCAGTGCGCTCGACTACCGCTTCACTGACGACGACGAAGCGTTGATCGACCGGCTGGTCGTACCCGGCCATCCCTCGACACCCGGCTACAACGACCCGGCCTATCCGATCGAGGGCCGCCGCGCGCGGACGGCGTGA
- a CDS encoding tetratricopeptide repeat protein produces the protein MPLEDRYGLPLSTSSDDAASAYREGVDLLLAGWTGTAETLERAIAADPDFALPHIARARLHAFYQQGDLARAKAAIARDLVAKRGTARERSHVETLALAIEGRLPEAIVATLKHIDAWPRDAVVLSLPLGAFGLFAFSGRADHDRARHELCERVARHYGEDWWFLTMSGWAMTENGDVARGRAVTERGFDLRPANAHAAHAVLHAMFEDGSIEAADQLVDEWIPTYDRAGILHGHIRWHQALGTLEHGDAARALAIYADVLQPGATQAPPLNIITDGASLLWRLSAYGHAVPKPLWREADAAAQKLFPKSSLPFADIHMALFAAATQNREALAARLAVIEQRLANGKLPAGPVVPAICRALAAFADDDYAACVRTLAPVLADVARIGGSHAQRELIEDTYLVALMRSGELPRARAMLDARLHRRPSLRDTRWQAAMG, from the coding sequence ATGCCACTCGAAGACCGCTACGGCTTACCGCTCTCCACCTCTTCGGATGACGCAGCATCGGCCTATCGCGAGGGCGTCGACCTCTTGCTCGCGGGGTGGACCGGCACAGCCGAGACGCTGGAGCGTGCGATTGCTGCCGACCCCGATTTCGCCCTTCCCCATATCGCTCGCGCCCGCCTGCATGCGTTCTACCAGCAAGGCGATCTTGCCCGAGCCAAGGCGGCAATAGCGCGCGATCTTGTCGCCAAGCGCGGCACCGCGCGCGAGCGCTCGCATGTCGAGACGCTGGCGCTCGCGATCGAGGGACGGCTGCCGGAGGCCATCGTGGCGACGCTGAAGCACATCGACGCATGGCCGCGCGACGCCGTGGTGCTGTCACTGCCGCTCGGCGCGTTCGGCCTGTTCGCCTTCTCCGGCAGGGCCGATCACGACCGCGCGCGGCATGAGCTCTGCGAGCGCGTCGCGCGGCATTATGGCGAGGACTGGTGGTTCCTCACGATGTCCGGCTGGGCGATGACCGAGAACGGCGACGTCGCGCGCGGCCGCGCCGTCACCGAGCGCGGCTTTGACCTGCGCCCGGCGAATGCCCACGCCGCGCACGCGGTGCTGCACGCGATGTTCGAGGACGGCTCGATCGAGGCGGCCGATCAGCTCGTCGACGAATGGATTCCGACTTACGACCGCGCCGGCATCCTGCACGGTCATATCCGCTGGCACCAGGCGCTGGGCACACTCGAGCATGGCGATGCCGCGCGGGCGCTTGCGATCTATGCCGACGTGCTCCAGCCAGGGGCGACACAGGCGCCGCCACTGAACATCATCACGGACGGCGCCTCGCTGCTCTGGCGTCTGTCGGCCTACGGCCACGCCGTGCCGAAGCCGCTCTGGCGCGAGGCCGATGCCGCCGCGCAAAAACTGTTTCCGAAGTCGAGCCTGCCCTTCGCCGACATCCACATGGCGCTGTTCGCCGCGGCCACGCAGAATCGCGAAGCGCTCGCCGCGCGCCTTGCCGTGATCGAGCAACGCCTCGCTAACGGCAAGCTGCCGGCCGGCCCCGTGGTGCCGGCGATCTGCCGCGCGCTGGCGGCCTTCGCCGACGACGACTACGCGGCGTGCGTGCGAACCCTCGCACCCGTGCTCGCTGATGTCGCGCGCATCGGCGGTAGCCATGCCCAGCGCGAGCTGATCGAGGATACTTATCTCGTCGCCCTGATGCGCAGCGGCGAGCTGCCGCGCGCCCGCGCGATGCTGGACGCCCGCCTGCACCGGCGGCCGTCCCTGCGCGACACGCGCTGGCAGGCGGCGATGGGCTAG